One stretch of Punica granatum isolate Tunisia-2019 chromosome 5, ASM765513v2, whole genome shotgun sequence DNA includes these proteins:
- the LOC116208760 gene encoding splicing factor 3B subunit 4-like, with the protein MEAIKEKALWAKEMAEKKIIEMDLDGAQTFATMAKNLCPDLEGLLPLLAAINIYIASQKMINDEVDWYGVLDVDPKVDDKILRRKYKRLALLLHPDKNRAAYADGAFKILSEAWSQLSYLLNRIAYDQRRNAIISYEDISSRSCASSYDQRPDLGTNLNQDYGSWSYNVGASTQPNTTPASPPPPPGAPSPPLAPRAPSPPPPPQSQLRVPPSPPPPPPTRHSPPPPQPPSPPPPPQAGAPPFRSDTFWTACRSCRTAYEYLIGFRNRRLRCPRCRAIFLALENPPFMK; encoded by the coding sequence GCAATCAAGGAGAAGGCTCTTTGGGCAAAGGAAATGGCGgaaaagaagatcatcgaaatgGACTTGGATGGGGCCCAAACATTTGCAACGATGGCCAAGAACCTATGCCCCGATCTCGAAGGACTTCTCCCGTTATTGGCAGCAATCAACATTTACATTGCTTCACAAAAGATGATCAACGATGAGGTTGATTGGTATGGAGTATTGGATGTTGATCCCAAGGTAGATGATAAGATACTCAGAAGAAAATACAAGAGGCTTGCGCTTCTTCTTCACCCGGACAAAAATCGAGCTGCGTATGCTGATGGGGCCTTCAAAATCCTGTCTGAAGCCTGGAGCCAGTTATCATATTTGCTCAACAGAATCGCCTATGACCAAAGGAGAAACGCAATAATCTCGTACGAAGATATCTCAAGTAGATCTTGTGCTAGCTCTTATGATCAACGCCCCGACCTTGGCACCAACCTTAATCAAGATTATGGTTCATGGAGTTACAATGTGGGCGCTTCGACTCAGCCAAATACTACACCAGCTTCGCCGCCGCCACCACCAGGAGCACCCTCACCACCACTAGCACCGCGAGCGCCATCACCCCCTCCACCACCACAATCACAACTGCGAGTGCCAccatcaccaccaccacctcctcctACTCGTCATTCTCCACCTCCTCCACAACCACCGTCACCGCCACCTCCACCTCAAGCAGGAGCGCCACCATTTAGATCGGATACCTTCTGGACCGCTTGCAGAAGCTGTAGGACAGCGTATGAATATCTTATTGGATTTCGGAACCGCAGACTCCGTTGTCCCCGTTGCCGAGCAATATTCCTTGCTCTTGAGAACCCACCTTTTATGAAATAG